A DNA window from Verrucomicrobiota bacterium contains the following coding sequences:
- a CDS encoding Mov34/MPN/PAD-1 family protein: MMLSGKQFKAIYEDCQRAFPKEAVGVVVGPPELPHQDRVLACQNALDEFHRLDPQQHPRDAASGFAINPKRLLLIDAETRAKGWRIKLIYHSHPDGSTELSPADRQSALDFAGTPLHPSVEYMIVAMKNGKAVAHAFHRWSDERKDFVRSES; this comes from the coding sequence ATGATGCTCTCGGGCAAACAATTCAAGGCGATCTACGAGGACTGCCAACGCGCCTTTCCGAAGGAGGCCGTCGGCGTCGTCGTTGGTCCGCCAGAGCTGCCGCACCAAGACCGCGTGCTCGCCTGCCAGAACGCGCTCGATGAGTTCCATCGCCTCGACCCCCAGCAGCACCCGCGCGACGCCGCGTCCGGCTTCGCGATCAACCCGAAGCGGTTGCTCCTCATCGACGCCGAAACGCGCGCCAAAGGCTGGCGTATCAAGCTTATCTATCACAGCCATCCGGACGGCTCGACGGAGCTTTCGCCCGCCGACCGCCAGAGCGCGCTCGATTTCGCGGGCACGCCCCTTCATCCGAGCGTCGAATACATGATTGTCGCCATGAAGAACGGCAAGGCCGTCGCGCACGCCTTCCACCGCTGGAGCGACGAGCGGAAGGACTTTGTCCGCAGCGAGTCCTAA